Within Ovis aries strain OAR_USU_Benz2616 breed Rambouillet chromosome 3, ARS-UI_Ramb_v3.0, whole genome shotgun sequence, the genomic segment ttttctggaactctcttgctttttcgatgatccagtggatgttggcaatttgatctctggttcctctgccttttctaaaaccagcttgaacatctggaagttcaagttaacatattgctgaagcctggcttggagaattttgagcattactttaccagcatgtgagataagtgcaattgtgtggtcatttgagcattctttggcattgcctttctttgggattagaatgaaaactgaccttttccagtcctgtggccactgctgagttttctgaatttgctggtatattgagtgcagcactttcacagcatcatcttttaggatttgaaatagctcaactgggaattccatcacctccactagctttgtagtgacgcttcctaaggtccacttgactttacattccaggatgtctggctctagatgagttatcataccattgtgattatctgggttgtgaagatctttttcgtatagttctgtatatttttgccacctcttcttaatatcttctgcttcctttaagtccataccatttctgtccttcattgttcccctctttgcatgaagtgttcccttggtatctctaatcatcttgaagagatctctagtctttcccatcctattcttttcctctatttctttgcactgatcactgaggaaggctttcttatctctccttgatattctttggaactctgcattcaaatgggtatatctttcccttctctcctttgctttttgcttctcttctttcacagctatttgtaaggcctcctcagacagccattttgcttttttgcatttctttttcttggggatagtcttgatccctgcctcctgtacaatgtcacaaacctccatccatagttcatcaggcactctgtctatcaatcagatctagttccttaaatctatttctcactttcactgtataatcataagggatttgattaggtcatacctgaatggtctagtggtttttcccactttcttccatttaagtctgaatttggcaataaggagttcacgatctgaggcacagtcagctcccggtcttgtttttgctggctgtatagagcttctccatctttggctgcaaagattttggtgttggccatctggtgatgtccatgtgtagagtcttgtgttgttggaagaaagtgtttgctatgatccgtgcattctcttggcaaaactctattagcctttgccctgcttcattctgtattccaaggccaaatttgcttgttactccaggtgtgtgTTGACTTCCAGTCACCTATAAtagaaa encodes:
- the LOC121819079 gene encoding uncharacterized protein LOC121819079; translated protein: MEVCDIVQEAGIKTIPKKKKCKKAKWLSEEALQIAVKEEKQKAKERRERYTHLNAEFQRISRRDKKAFLSDQCKEIEEKNRMGKTRDLFKMIRDTKGTLHAKRGTMKDRNGMDLKEAEDIKKRWQKYTELYEKDLHNPDNHNGMITHLEPDILECKVKWTLGSVTTKLVEVMEFPVELFQILKDDAVKVLHSIYQQIQKTQQWPQDWKRSVFILIPKKGNAKECSNDHTIALISHAGKVMLKILQARLQQYVNLNFQMFKLVLEKAEEPEIKLPTSTGSSKKQESSRKTSISALLTMPKPLTVWLTINCGKV